The Gadus morhua chromosome 10, gadMor3.0, whole genome shotgun sequence genome segment tagtagtagtagtagtagcagtagtagtagtagcaacactagtagtagtagtagttgtactGTGAGTCTATATCTACTATTACTATTTACAtcttagcagacacttttatccaaagtgatttGCAGTgaattttctttccttttatatatatatatgatactgtGTATGcaattgttgatgtttttttttttgaagaatatattatatattttgtttaaatagctAGCTGTGTGATGAacaaaataagtacattttataTGGTTTATGGTTTTATTTGGGAGAATACGGACCAATttatcctatatatatatatatatatatatatattctgtctATTTTTTCCAATATGGGTACATTCATTAACCAGTCGTTAAACATTCAAAAATATTTAACAGTTATTTTTGCAAATGTTCTGGAAAACCTTTACTAATGGGGTTCACGTTACctaaggtaatggtgttcaCGTAATCTAAGGAATTAATATACATTATTTAGTACAGTTAGGGTTAACCATAAACCTTACgctaatgctatataataatgcatatgcatatactaatgtcaattaattaattaattaattaattaatgtccCCTGATTGGATGGTGTTACCCATTATTTCTAAAACAAGGTAAAACGAATACATATAAATACTGGATAAAATGTGACActacaacacaaataaatatgtacaaaCATTCATAATAAATGAAATGCCAAATCTGTACAAAACGGATCGTAATAACACAATAAAATGCAATTGTATTCCGCAAAAAACTGACGTCTGGTGGCCAACACATGCTCACCATCATGTTACCACACTGCTAATTATACCCTGATATAATGTGTTCGATCACAAGTGACACATTGCCATCACTGAAGACACCATTAAGCTTATGACACTTCTcttcccacacacagacaccttccCAGTCCATACCTATATGGCAATATGTTGGCTTTTATCACCACTGAAAggagaaacacactcacagcgTGTGGGGAAATACATAAGGGTTAACCATTAGTGGTCCATTTAAGACCTGCAGAcatcatgcacacatgcacacacacacacacaatgatttgTGGCGGCTCTAAAGAAGACCAGTGCAGCCACTGACATTCAATCACTGATTGATGGAATTTAATTATTGGAGAAAACACTTTGTTTTCATTGATCTGATTGATAACACCAAGATACAAATGACACACGCAGGTCATTACCTGTTTTTTACTCTCCTATTATCTCCCACCCTTGGtgaaagaaaatatatacatatatatatatatatatatatatatatatatatatatatatatagagagagagagagagagagagagagagagagagagagagagagagagagagagagagagagagagagccccctTAGcgctatatacacacacatgtacagatgGACAAGCTACCATCCACACATGTCTGGCTGTGAAAAATTGATAGTGCTGTGCTAATATTAGCCTCACTCCATCTGTTAGTGCGCGAACcccggcttgtgtgtgtgtgtgtgtgtgtgtgtgtgtgtgtgtgtgtgtgtgtgtgtgtgtgtgtgtgtacagggagACGATGCTATGTAGCCAGGCTACCCTCCTACGGGCGATGGCAGCTCTAGCCGACTGTATGTCATCATGTGATTACTGAGTGCGTTGGTGGGTATGGACTAGGCCCATACTGTGTTGCTGTAATGAGATGAACAGATATTGAGGATCACCCTGTGGAGGAGAGAAACAAGTGAATGAACCAATGACTGAATGGATGAACAAATGACTGAATGAATAAATggaagaaggaaaggaaggaaggatgaaacagacagacagacagacagacagacagacagacagacagacagacagacagacagacagacagacagacagacagacagacagatagatagatagatgacagacagacagacagacagacagacagacagacagacagacagacagacagacagacagacagacagacagacagacagacagagagacagacagacagacagacagacagacagacagacagacagacagacagacagacagacagacagacagatagatagatagatagatagatagagctGAAAATAACATCCTTACCATTTCCGACATCCGTAAACTGAGCTTTTCATTGAATGAAAAAGGCTAATTGTGGTAGCGGGTATGGTAGAAGACAACTGAGTTGagaatttaattaaaaagatAATTGTGGTATATCAGATTAAGTCCACCCACCTCATCTCGTCCATTCATAACAAATGTGATCACAATACAATGACTGACCTTCTGGAAGAGGAATGCCAAACGGCTTTCACCCTGCTTGTGACTCCACCTTATCCCCAGCCAAGCCCAGCTTGCACAGCTTTTGTGGAACGTTTACCAAAGGAAGCTTGGAATTGTGACATTTAGGAAATAAAGGAAATGTGGTCTATTACTCAACCCAAGAATATCAGCGTGTGGCAGAAAGGTGCATGACCTAAACAATTTTCAAGGAAGGTGTTTGTGCAGTCCCAAAATATAACACATCTCAAATAATAACCTAAGGTTAATAAAGAAATCCTCTCACACAGATGAACCGTCTGTCTTAATTTGTCCATTTGATTCAGCTTGCCTTAGAGGTCTCACATGAAGTGAAAATAGACCGTGAGAGAGTTGAAACACATGGATGGCAGAAAAAGCTTTGAATAAACGGTCTGCgtgacacatttttcattctgtGCAAAACTACGAACAACAAAAGCCATCTCCGCGCATTGATTCGGGGGGCTTTGCATCAAGTCACGGAAGCTGAGGGCTTTGAAGACCCCCTTCAAGCCGAGAGGCCAGTGATGTGGACGGTTGGAATAATGGATAACATTTGCTGTGTGGAGAGTAAAGTAACTGTATGTAACTGTACACATATGATGAAACCTCAGCgaaatacattttgtctgaTTGGTGGAGAGGGAAACGGCTTCAAAAGTTTCTGTGTTTCATTCGTTATTATTATGCAGTCGATTTAGATGGATTTGACCTAGAATGAGTGAAAAGGATGATGCTAAGGCTATTTTTGGTTCTGTTTCTGATTAATATTTGGCGTTAATAACTTTTTTGCTTGAAAGGGCTTTTCATAATCAATGAATACAGTACAACAATGTGTGTGTAGAATTGCATGCTCATCTGCCTGACATGAATAGAAGGGAGACATGGTTATTTTACCACATGCAATCTAGTATTTAACAGTAGCACAATGATTAGGAAGTATATTACTGGGTAATGAATGCATGatggttcgtttttttttacaacaacCAGAACAGACAGAAAATatagaaagatagatggatagatagatggatagatatgagcaagagaagaaaataataatgaagaATGGCTGAGAAGGCAGActggagagagggtagagagggagagggtagagagagaggaggtagagagagagagagagagagagagagagagagagagagagagagagagagagagagagagagagagagagagagagagagagagagagagagagagagagagagagagagagagagagagagagagagagagagagagagagagagagagagagagagagagagagagagagagagagagagagagagagagagagagagagagagagagagagacaaggccaCGGTGCATATATAGGACCTCATCAGGGATAAGTAGTGCCAATGCAAGGGGCGCACGTCCGTTCCAGGTCAGAAATGAGCTGGGGTCAGAAAGTGAGTGAACACCTGTAGCTTAGAGTTTACCTTGGAACGCTTTTGCAGGAGATTGAATAGGCGAGCGTTCCGTGTAGCCAGTGATCGGTCCTGAGCGGAGGGTGGTATGGTTGTGGACGTGGGCCAAGGCTGGAATTTGAGCCACATTGATAGCACTCACTCCAATCTGAGCGCCCATAATGTTCAGGATACTTTGTTACAGTACCCGGCCGGACTGAGTCGCACTGGACACACGTTAGTCGCAGTGTGTCTCGGGTTTATTTTTGTTCTCGGCATCCTCAACAATTTTCTCGTTCTCGTTGTATTTGCAAAGTTTCAGTGTCTCTGGACGCCGATCAACTTGATCCTGTTGAACATCAGCGTCAGCGACATCCTGGTGTGCCTTTTTGGGACTCCCTTTAGTTTTGCCGCCAGCATCCATGGAAGGTGGATGATCGGAGACCCGGGGTGCAGGTGGTACGGGTTCGCCAACTCCCTCTTCGGTGAGTCGTTCCGTAGTTTGACTTGAACAGGATGCACGAATATGCATCCTTTCCATCATTGTGttgtttggttggttttaaACGTTGAAACAAGTAAGTGTCTGACATAGTTTGCTATTGTCTAAATTGTACTTAATTTATATAAAACAATTCTttcatacatttaaattaatttagttTTTGTGTGACAAAATGAGTGAAAACGAAATGGCACTCCCGAGACGCTCATCTTAATATAGCCTGCCTCCCACAGTACGCAGTTAAGCATTTAGAATTGACTTAAACTTAACCATAGAACAGGCAATAAAACACCTGTCCTATATATGCACTGAATTCTGAGTGTTTTATGTCTTTATGTAACCTACAACTTTTATTCTCTCTCGCTACatctttctctcattctttctctgcaactttttttttgtcttattCTCTATTATACAACCAAACAcattctttatctctctctccctccccgctctatctctcccccctctatatttctccctctctctctccccattccgtctctctctctttctccatctctctctctccgtctccctcactctctctctctcgcttgctctctctctctctccctccccacttactcccaccacctctctctctcccctcccccctctctttacctaactctctctccccctctgccctcccccccgtctcccctaGGCATCGTGTCCCTGGTGTCCCTGTCCGTGCTGTCCTACGAGCGCTACAGCCACGTGCTGCGCTGCGCCCAGGCCGACGTGTCCGACTTCAGGAAGGCCTGGCTGTGCGTGGGCGCCTCCTGGGTCTACTCCCTGCTCTGGACCCTGCCTCCCCTCCTGGGCTGGAGCAGCTACGGCCCCGAGGGCGTTGGCACCTCCTGCTCCGTCCAGTGGCATGTGCGCTCGGCCTCCAGCGTCTCCTACGTGCTGTGTCTGTTCGTCTTctgcctgctgctgcccctgctgCTCATGGTCTACTGCTACGGACGCATCCTCCTCGCCATCAGAGGGGTGAGTGACACTCATGAACACCTGTAGCCACTtacgcacacacgtgtgtgtttgtgtgcgtgcagagtgacacacacgcgTGCAGACACACTACGAACACTATCcacggaaaaaaaaaagagagaggagggtcacGCACACACTTGGGAACACTATTCCcacatattcatacacacacgggCAGGAAGAAGCTTACACGAATGCAAATGCCACACATGCactcagacggacacacacacaaaaatgcacagacacgcacacctcGACGTGGatccacagacgcacacatggtGGGATCCCTCGACAGGGAACGGTAAACAGGTCCACAGTTTCTATTTGAACCAAAAACGGGAGAAGGGAAATGGGGTAGCGTCTATAGTCAATTGTCAGTGTCATTatatcacctctctctctctctctctctctctctctctctctctctctctctctctctctctctctctctctctctctctctctctctctctctctctctctctctctctctctctctctctctctctctctctctctctctctctctctctctctctctctctctctctctctctctctctctctctctctctctctctctctctctctctctctctctctctctctctctctctctctctctctctctctctctctctagccagTGGCTCAAAGTCTTCATCTTGTTTCTTCAACGTGTCTTTTTCCTCATTATCGTGTCAATCGTCATGGGTGAAATATTTATCCTTTTATTCTTCTGCAGTCCATGCAGCTTTAAATGGGGCAGGTCACGCAGAGTTCTCCCCCAGCCTACCTCTGACTCACCAGTCACTACACCGGAAGTCCGTACATAAAGCACGGGGTTCAGAAGAAAATAACAAGGTTCTCAATGTatcccggggagggggggggcagtgtttCTGGCGTCAGCCGAATGAATCACCCAATCAAAACGTATTTATAGACAGGGGGGTCGCCCTGTTACTAAGGGATACCAGTTATGTCACCTCCACCTCGTAGGTCTCCCCTGGATGAACGTCAGCGCACAGCGCGACCCACCGGTCACCATTGTCACATGTCCTCCTCCAGGTGGGGAAGGTCAACCTGCTGGCGGCCCAGCGGCGGGAGCAGCGCGTCCTGCTGATGGTGCTGTCCATGGTGGCCGCCTACCTGCTGTGCTGGATGCCCTACGGCGTGGTGGCCCTGGTGGGCGCCTTCGGCCCCGGCGGCGCCGTCACCCCCCTGGCCGGCACCCTGCCCGCCGTGCTGGCCAAGCTCAGCACCGTGGTCAACCCCGTGATCTACGTCTTCTTCAACAGCCAGGTGACGGGAGGCCGGGGGCGGGGTTGGGTGGGGCGAGTGGAAGGGGGTGGATGCAACAGGAGGATGGGTGGGTGCTGGGTGGCTGAGTGCACGGTTGAGTGGACGGTTGACGGGATGTAATAAGGCAATTCCAAGACCATTACGAGTGGTCTGTTACCATCTTCTTACCACTAGACTAGGCATTATGTCGACATCACATCCCCATGTACAATAGTATTTACATCATGTTGCAAGTACCCTTGCACAGTTCTGCGTCATTGTTATGGGGAAGTGAGCGAGTGGACCCCAAATGCTCAACACGGAGTGAGGCTGACACAGAGTGTAAAAAGTAATCCTCATAGCGCATAAAGGTTCATTAATATTAAGTataaatgaatgtgtgtatgttgcaCAATAATAACAAAGGTTTGTATGTAGCTAACACACTCGTATGCAATTTTGGACATGCAGTTTGTTGCTTAGCAACGTGCGCTTTGTTTGTCATTCCCCCCAAAGCAACTTTTACCGTGCAACTACTTTCTCTTTTTTACTACTTTATCTCCTTTTCCCCTTGCTCCACACTTTGAGAATCACGGCACTATAAGCACATTATAACCCCAAACCCAGACCCAGTTAATGCCAGGCTCACATCAACCCACATTGAACAAatgattgtgttttattttgcagTTTAACGCGTGCTTCGTAGCCTTCATAAAGTGTAGCCCCCCACCCCGCGCCTTCACCACCCATCAGGGCAGCAGACCCCAACACCGCACATCAGGCTCCCGGCACTCCCACAATTCACCTGTCTTCCGGAGCGCCTTGCCCACCTCCCCGCTACCTTACTCCTGCCGGAGCCCCGAGTTCACCTCCTACTGCGTCGCCCCGAAGGAGGGGGAGCTCATGCATGATCTCGCTGTCCACTACAATCATTGAAGGCTGCGGGGGGGTTGGGTGTCTATGACGTACCTGCAGTGGGTGAACAAACGCATGTGCTCCTTCGGTACGTGAAAcgtccaattttttttttgccactcGTTTTGCCAATTTGCTACAGAACAAGGAACTAATGCTCTGTGGGCAATGTGTCGATGGAGCCACCAGCCTGTGATTATTGACTTATTCCAGATCAACGTGAGAAGAGTCCAGATACAGAGGAATCCCGCTTGATCCTATATGCTGTGATTATTAGGAAAACTTCAGCACATACTAATGTAGTGCCGGACAACTAAATCTTTTTTTAGGTTGtcatttatttgtatgttttatttcatttcagTTTGGAGGAGGCTTGAAAAGTGGTTCTGAATGTATTGGATGCTCGATTAGAAATCATTATTTGCTGCTTGATACTTTTGGTATTGGTCCTATGGCTCGAGCTCTGGAATTTTCCAGATTGGAAAGTAATGAGATCAAATGAGGTCACTTGACAGtacgtgctgtgtgtgtatctatgggTGTTACTCATCATACAAAATGTTTTTTCCAAGCAGCCAATTCCAAGACCATTACGGGTGGTCAATGACcatatttctacaactagaggAGGCATTCTGTCTCCACCACATCCCCATGAATAATAGATGGGCAGATATAGTGTGTATTTACCTCATGTAACAAGTACCCTTACATTGGAGTTGTGCGTCATTGATGTGTGCAAGTGAGCGAGTGGACCCAAATGCTAGACACAGAGTGAGGCTGACAATAAAAGTGTCTTAACTGACAATCAACAGATATGTAAAGGCGGGACGGCAACAggagggtagtcagacaggcgagtgTTCGGCAGCATGTCAAGCGTGAAACATCGATCTAGCAATGATCGTCTGGAGAACCGAGGTTGAAACACTGGGTCTTCATTGATGACTGAGGACAGGTGTCTAGAGTGCAGGAGATGAATGAATAGACTGGCCCCACTAGGTGGCAGAATTGGTCGGCGTGACAGTCAAGCTCTTCGCCACAGTACATTATCAGCTCCATCCAGTAGTTAGGAGCAAAATATATGAACCCTAAAATAAAACAGTTtagaatataataaatacacagCCAACTTAAAAATGTTTTGCGAGCTTAGAGTCGTGTCAGTGTGCAAGGGCTTTAGTTATGAGCGCAAGGTCCTTAAGTGTGCAAGTCTTAGTCAGGGTGCAAGTCAGAGTATAGGGAGGGGCTGCCAGTTCAGTGATTGGAATCATATAAACTGTATCCATGTTTCCTACTGTCCAGCAGGTGATATAAGGGTCTGCATGTAAATACCATACATTCATGGTAAATACCTATTCATTAATACGACTTTGTCGTAATTTTTTCCACTGAAATTAATGTGAACTCAAAATGACTAATGATTACTGTGATTTCCATTGAAGCATTAGTCATTGgttatatttatttgaataagtCAAAATATTCTTTGAATAAGGTATCTATACATGTTTCAAGGAAGGACATTTTTTTTGTCAGGACCTCACCGTCCTGCCGGACGGTGAGGTCCTGTGGCAGAGAGCACTgctacatatatatttgtatttcagAGTGACATGTTCATGGTAGTCAGATATTcttttgttgtgtttatttaattGATTGCTGTCTTTTTGTTTAACTAGACTTTCGTTCTATAATTGTCTAATGGGAATCAAACAAACTCAACCAGATGCAATTCAGTGATCAGCACTTGAAAGGGTTAAGAAtcgcaggccccccccccccccccccccacacggacacacacactcacagaggcAAACCCACAAATGTGACAAGTGACAGGCGTCGAGGAAGTGGATGTATGAAATCGTATGACACCTCACTGGCGGGCCACAGAGTCCCTCTCCAGCACCACCATGATAAACACCTACCAGACAAGCGCGTTTCCACCCCAGCCACCGCCGCGGCACACCAGCCTGCCAGCCGAACACCTGGCCCCCAGACGGGGCCCCACCAGGGCTGTGGTCCGGGTGTTAGGGCTGGTCGTGGTGCTCCACCTGCTCCTGTCTTGTGGAGGATTCTACTATTTGTACACTGGCAGAATGGTAACCTCCACCCTTGAATCTAGCATTGATGTCAGTACTGAAGATGATCATAATAGTCCTTTGTTTGAAGAACAACAGTTGCCAATGGAAGCTTTTTGTGTAAATTACATTTATAGTTTATTATGCTTTTTGAAAATTCATGTATGTTGTTTTAGAAAACAGTTAGGACACTTCACTATTCTAGGAATTAAATTACTTgttcaaatgctttttttttttaaatgactaaTAACATGATTAATAACATCCTCTCTTTGTTGCTCATTTCTGTTAGATCTCTCCACTTGAGTCTGCGAAACCCAATGAGGAGGGCAAAAGTAGGTAAACTTTAGTTTTTCTTAAATCACAGTTTTTCAGAATCACTTTGgctcaattaattaattaactaaCTAATTAATATTAGAATTATCTAAACTGTAAATGCAATTGTCACCACtgtttaaaggcacccagtgtaACTTTcaaggcttaaaaataaacattcaatttctagtcttttttacacgtagtaagtttcaataattccataccattacataccgacattcaagcagcaaagatgagacgtcgttgtgtggcgagaactgatagaaaatcgataacaacaacaatgccgccattttctttattttttgtaacctacaattaataaagcaggcttccagtcaatggaaaaatggcttctccccaccggcgattgttgtcgtttacgattttctatcagttctcaccacacagcgacgtctcatctttgctccttgaatgttgatatgtaatggtatggagttattgaaacttactacgtgtaaaaaagactagaaattgaatgtttatttttcattgaatgtttacataaagttgcactgggtgcctttaatgaCAGCACAAACTCGATTGGTTGGCTGGTAAAATCGTAATTCCTATTTCATTATCATCATCTGGACTTGAACATTTTGCAGACATCAACATTCCGTATGCTTAATATGTAATATTCATGTTTGTCTGACTTGAATTTTGATATCGAATGGATAATTTCGCATGTGATGGCTTTCGACCTTACAATCAAGAATTGAGCCAAAGCGATCGAGAAACACATTAACATTTCCATTGTTAACATGGTTTTACACCCGGTCAAACCTCCTTGACCTAGGGTGAAAAAAGATGAACACTACTGTTTTCCTTCGCAGTTTCCGCTCAAACTTCCGAGCGACGCTCAGAGAAAGCGTCCCCCAAGGTCATGGCGGGCATGACAGTCAAGAGACCACCGAGCGATATTAGGAGCACACCTTCgcgaagtggtggtggtgagttagcccccccccccccccgttcactGTAAGCGTCTTCgggtcattgaaaagcgctatataaatataatgaattattattattattattattaaacataaTTATCCGATACGGCAGCAGCCTGCCAAAGAAATATTTCTTTCCCTTTCCATAATAAAATGCAAATTTAACGATTTTAAGTCATCTGTGATTCATACTTGCAGGGCAATACCTGCAGTGGAACATGGATCACTCCATTCTGAAGAACGTAGGCTACTACTGGGCCAGCTGGCTGAAGGTGCAGCAGCCCGGAGACTACTACGTCTACGCCCGGGTCAGCTTCTCCGGGGGAGGCACGGAGGGCATGCCCCTGGTCAGCATGGTCAAACGGAAGCACAACGACACGGGCAAGCCCCATGACGTGATGAAGGCATATTGCAGCTTGGGGAACCACAACACGGGCCCGTGCACGGCCTCGCAGGGGCAGGTACTGAGCCTGCAGATGGGGAACCTGCTGAGCGTGTGGGTGGAGAACCACACATGGGTAGACTACGAGAGAGGAGCCACCACGTTTGGAATGTTTAAGCTGTAGGAGGACGCCTCCTAGCGCTTTGTAACATCCGGTCTGTGGTGTCCAATAGGAGGGGACATCAACTATTTATAAAGACGTGATGAATGCAATTTTATGGCTAAGCAATGTAGGAGCTTCttgctcttttttttaatggataCCTAATACCAGATGAtgtatattttaatttatttataagaaGTGCTTTTCATTTTATGAGaaaggatgttttttttttttattatatttataaatgtgtgtttgatctAAAAGCCCAGtcgttgtttttctttaaacatGTGAAAACCGAATTAAAATACAGTgacaaacagtcagtcaactGAAGTTGGCTCACTAAACACAGATTACAAACCAATATGGATAAATGCCCCCATGCAAGTTTTTCTCTGGGGCAGAGCACATTTGAAATAAGCGTTGTAAGACACTTGAGACATGTGAATAGAATTGATACTTAATTGTCCATGGTCTCATTCCAGTATTACTAATCTCCTCAGTTTACCTTCAGTGTCAATATGCAGATGTGCTCAAAAAGCTATTTCATCTACAAAAAGTCCTTTGTCAACTTTACTAAAACAATTCATTGTAAGACGTTAATAAATAGTGGAAGGCTCAAACCCGTCTAAAAAACTGCCGAAGCCTCTTTCTCTAGCGAGGGGGTAGCGGTGTAGAAGTGATGCATGCACAGGAAGTCCTGAGCTGTAGTCGGCTCAGCTACCTACTCTTTGTGTGACTAGCGAGCTGTGATGGGTTTTCAATGGAACATGCACGTCGCTTACTACGGCTGCACTGATCCCTTTGTGTATAATCTAAGAGACACAATCCATAGGATTCATTTGCTTTTCTTTGtaatttgttttattaaaaGAATGGCCATAATGACAAATGATGTAGGGTAGAGAGTCTACAAAAAAAAGCATTACAATACTTGTAACAATAGGATTTGCATAGAAcaattttcttttcaaaatAGCCCAAAGCTCTACTGGAAACGTGGGGGTTCTTGATAAACAATGTGGACGTACTTGACCCCCCCCACAAACTCCTCTGTTCCACTAAGTGCTCACTGAGGTTACTTTGACCTTAAACACAACAGCAAAGGAGAACGCATAGGTCAGTGAAAAAAGTTGAGATGGTATAAGGAGCTTTATGCATTACGACACATACAGACCGCTTTACAGGCGAAACAATGTGGACCGTGTCTGGAACACGTCAGAACATGTCAGAACAAAATGGTTCTGTTCATTCTGTTTAAGCATCTTCTAATGACTTTCAACGACCGAATCGTTGGGGAACGGGTGTAATCATAAACTGGTTGGACCAACAATTCAGTCTAGCCTCGGGAGGCTGGGATACAAATGCTTCAACTGTCAATTCCCACTTTTGTTTATTTACATCTGGTCAACATGGCTATAGAGAAAACAGCAGTCGGCCAATAAAAACGCCTTACTCTAGTTGACGGTGTaccaaacccctccccccctgcccacaaaataataaaaaaccttGGAGGGCAGTTGTAGATCAACGGTGTCACAGGGCAAACATCAACCATAGCTGGAATTCTACTTGTCAAAAGCAAAGTACACAGTAAGCCTGAGTGCAAACCGAAGTATTTCCACTTGAAATCATTCTCAGAACCACCAGCGCATCTAGAACATAAACCACACTTTgacggttgt includes the following:
- the tmtops3a gene encoding teleost multiple tissue opsin 3a, translating into MVVDVGQGWNLSHIDSTHSNLSAHNVQDTLLQYPAGLSRTGHTLVAVCLGFIFVLGILNNFLVLVVFAKFQCLWTPINLILLNISVSDILVCLFGTPFSFAASIHGRWMIGDPGCRWYGFANSLFGIVSLVSLSVLSYERYSHVLRCAQADVSDFRKAWLCVGASWVYSLLWTLPPLLGWSSYGPEGVGTSCSVQWHVRSASSVSYVLCLFVFCLLLPLLLMVYCYGRILLAIRGVGKVNLLAAQRREQRVLLMVLSMVAAYLLCWMPYGVVALVGAFGPGGAVTPLAGTLPAVLAKLSTVVNPVIYVFFNSQFNACFVAFIKCSPPPRAFTTHQGSRPQHRTSGSRHSHNSPVFRSALPTSPLPYSCRSPEFTSYCVAPKEGELMHDLAVHYNH
- the cd40lg gene encoding CD40 ligand produces the protein MTPHWRATESLSSTTMINTYQTSAFPPQPPPRHTSLPAEHLAPRRGPTRAVVRVLGLVVVLHLLLSCGGFYYLYTGRMISPLESAKPNEEGKISAQTSERRSEKASPKVMAGMTVKRPPSDIRSTPSRSGGGQYLQWNMDHSILKNVGYYWASWLKVQQPGDYYVYARVSFSGGGTEGMPLVSMVKRKHNDTGKPHDVMKAYCSLGNHNTGPCTASQGQVLSLQMGNLLSVWVENHTWVDYERGATTFGMFKL